The proteins below are encoded in one region of Silene latifolia isolate original U9 population chromosome 2, ASM4854445v1, whole genome shotgun sequence:
- the LOC141640755 gene encoding uncharacterized protein LOC141640755, with translation MGHEVENCRKGEPKKPSQQPIKKVWRPVQKVTAPARAPIPAVQETTSVDGRAVVGFHTPIKRPVKMHSSERPKEGYSNETFGAYSYKEVAASPPKRISAKMGLFGLLETKIKNKAFHKAYSSFSNWCITTNSGYHSGGRIWIIWKPSCFRVNVLEYNAQYVHMKVDSLVDRRSFWLTMVYAFNGQHEREPLWDNLRKNANLVTGPWPIAGDFNCVLNVSERVGGNTPAGEMEHFRRCVADCGVMDVAAVGALYTWNNKQKPEERIYSRIDRFLFNHDWCDSFTDIYAHFMPEGLMDHTPCLLKSTNQSQAKRSFKYYNMWGGSAKFIPLVRENWDASFTGTPMFRLAKNLKSMKAVLKELNKECFSDIENAAAILHKQVEGLQEGINRYPTNVQKITEEYEASLKLRELAKARESFLSQKSKQQWIKDGDANSSYFHGMLKRRRNMNKVAMVEDMNGKVCDTQEQIQKAFIDYYQLMLGSSKDTKKIHRRIIAQGPFNSTNVTLIPKCDRPKSVLQFRPIACCNVVYKVISKLLCSRLYERPHASARCMFKIDLQKAYDTVEWCFVENLLEELHFPPEFKAMILQCITTTTFSLSINGEMFGYFQGKRGLRQGDPLSPLIFTLCMEYLTRTLQYASSKYEFKFHPMCKKQRLTSLMFADDVMLFSKGDANSMMLLLQSFATFSNASGLQVSASKSSAYFRNVPEQLKYEILQISGFSEGSIPFKYLDYRRIPLVGWDTICRPKDEGGLGLKDQESWNKAMVGRLVDWVATQRDSIWVHWVQSNYLKGQEWMEYKPS, from the exons ATGGGTCATGAAGTGGAGAACTGTAGGAAGGGGGAACCTAAAAAGCCAAGCCAACAACCTATTAAGAAGGTATGGAGACCAGTACAGAAGGTGACTGCCCCTGCTAGGGCTCCTATACCTGCTGTCCAGGAAACTACTTCTGTGGATGGGAGAGCTGTTGTGGGTTTCCATACTCCTATAAAGAGGCCGGTTAAGATGCATAGCAGTGAGAGGCCAAAGGAGGGATATAGCAATGAGACTTTTGGAGCTTACTCCTATAAGGAGGTTGCTGCCTCTCCTCCTAAAAGGATCAGTGCTAAAATGG GTTTATTTGGTTTACTTGAAACTAAAATAAAGAATAAGGCCTTTCACAAGGCTTATAGTAGTTTTTCTAATTGGTGCATCACTACTAATTCTGGATATCATTCTGGAGGACGCATTTGGATAATTTGGAAGCCAAGTTGTTTTAGGGTAAATGTGCTGGAATATAATGCTCAATATGTACATATGAAAGTTGATTCTTTGGTAGATAGGAGGAGTTTCTGGTTAACCATGGTGTATGCCTTCAATGGACAACATGAGAGAGAGCCTCTGTGGGATAACTTGAGGAAGAATGCGAATTTGGTAACTGGGCCATGGCCAATTGCAGGAGATTTCAACTGTGTGCTGAATGTTTCAGAGAGAGTGGGGGGTAATACTCCAGCTGGTGAAATGGAACATTTTAGAAGATGTGTTGCTGATTGTGGGGTCATGGATGTTGCTGCAGTAGGGGCCTTGTATACCTGGAACAATAAGCAGAAACCTGAGGAACGAATATATAGTAGAATTGATAGATTCTTGTTCAATCATGATTGGTGTGACTCTTTTACTGATATATATGCACACTTCATGCCTGAGGGTTTGATGGATCATACACCATGCCTGTTAAAGAGCACTAATCAAAGTCAGGCTAAAAGAAGCTTCAAATATTATAACATGTGGGGTGGTTCAGCGAAGTTTATTCCTTTGGTGAGGGAGAATTGGGATGCTAGCTTCACTGGTACACCTATGTTCAGATTGGCAAAAAATCTAAAGAGTATGAAAGCTGTTCTTAAGGAGTTGAATAAGGAGTGTTTCAGTGATATTGAAAATGCAGCTGCTATTCTCCATAAACAGGTGGAGGGGTTGCAGGAAGGGATTAACAGGTATCCTACTAATGTGCAAAAAATCACTGAAGAATATGAAGCCTCTCTTAAATTGCGGGAGTTAGCTAAGGCCAGGGAAAGTTTTCTTTCTCAAAAGTCTAAACAACAATGGATTAAGGATGGGGATGCTAACAGTTCATATTTTCATGGTATGCTGAAAAGGAGGAGGAATATGAATAAGGTTGCAATGGTTGAGGACATGAATGGCAAGGTGTGTGATACTCAGGAGCAAATTCAGAAGGCTTTTATTGACTACTATCAACTTATGCTAGGATCAAGTAAAGACACTAAGAAGATCCATAGGAGAATCATTGCTCAAGGACCT tttaactccacgaatgttacACTTATTCCCAAGTGTGATAGGCCAAAGAGTGTGCTCCAATTCCGGCcaattgcttgttgtaatgttgTGTACAAGGTCATATCAAAATTGCTATGTTCCAG GTTATATGAAAGGCCTCATGCTTCTGCAAGGTGTATGTTCAAAATAGACCTGCAGAAGGCATATGATACAGTAGAGTGGTGTTTTGTTGAGAATCTTTTGGAAGAGCTACATTTCCCTCCTGAATTCAAAGCTATGATACTACAATGCATAACTACAACTACCTTCTCACTCTCTATAAATGGTGAAATGTTTGGTTACTTCCAGGGGAAGAGGGGCTTAAGACAGGGGGATCCTCTCTCCCCCTTGATATTCACTTTGTGTATGGAGTATCTGACTCGTACCTTGCAATATGCCTCATCAAAGTATGAATTTAAATTCCATCCTATGTGCAAGAAACAAAGGCTTACTAGtcttatgtttgctgatgatgtcaTGCTCTTCAGTAAAGGGGATGCCAATTCTATGATGTTGTTGTTACAGTCATTTGCTACTTTTTCTAATGCTTCTGGATTGCAAGTTAGTGCCTCAAAATCTAGTGCCTATTTCAGGAATGTACCAGAGCAATTAAAGTATGAGATACTGCAGATATCTGGATTCAGTGAAGGGAGCATCCCATTCAAATACCTTG ATTATAGGAGGATTCCTCTTGTGGGATGGGACACTATTTGTAGACCTAAAGATGAAGGTGGTTTGGGGCTCAAGGATCAGGAATCTTGGAATAAGGCAATGGTAGGAAGACTGGTGGACTGGGTAGCTACGCAAAGAGACTCAATTTGGGTTCACTGGGTGCAAAGTAATTATCTTAAGGGTCAGGAGTGGATGGAATACAAGCCTAGTTAG
- the LOC141640756 gene encoding uncharacterized protein LOC141640756, protein MRTGYVNGQWNVQPGGFTPAGCYAWFRGTRPRVQWGKVVWNGWAVPKHQFLGWLVAHEALNTAARLISFGVDIEDKCYLCDLASENIEHLFCECLYSRRIVRELNKKTTWVFPVRDMMDWCRCRTGTVLQRGIQNAMVMSLLYQIWQQRNRSRNEMVLIRPEIVAGTILEDMRSRVRTREKTMMTLAERDWLVRMRLIE, encoded by the coding sequence ATGAGGACTGGTTATGTTAATGGGCAGTGGAATGTTCAACCAGGAGGCTTTACTCCAGCTGGTTGTTATGCCTGGTTCAGAGGAACAAGGCCAAGAGTTCAATGGGGTAAGGTAGTATGGAATGGGTGGGCAGTTCCCAAGCATCAATTCTTGGGTTGGCTGGTTGCTCATGAGGCCTTGAATACAGCTGCTAGATTAATCAGTTTTGGGGTGGATATTGAGGACAAATGCTATCTCTGTGACCTAGCTTCTGAAAATATTGAGCACTTGTTTTGTGAATGCCTTTACAGTAGAAGAATTGTACGGGAGCTGAACAAGAAAACTACTTGGGTGTTTCCTGTCAGGGATATGATGGACTGGTGCAGGTGTAGAACAGGTACGGTACTTCAGAGAGGAATACAAAATGCTATGGTGATGAGCCTCTTGTACCAGATATGGCAACAGAGAAATAGAAGCAGGAATGAGATGGTTCTGATTAGACCAGAAATTGTGGCAGGTACAATATTGGAGGATATGAGGTCAAGAGTTCGAACCCGAGAAAAAACAATGATGACTCTTGCAGAACGAGATTGGCTTGTTAGAATGCGTCTTATAGAATGA